The genomic interval CATTAGTACTCCTCAATCCCGAAGGGAACAGGTGtgggacaagaaagggaaaaaagttttAGATAGAAAAGTTAATCATAAATTCAGCAGAGAAACTCAGTTTTAAGGGGACTCAGTTtcaattcttttttataatttctatttattgATATTATCTATTTGATGTTATATGATGTCATCATAATTTACTTCTTGAATCATGATTTCCTTTAGTCCTTGGTACATATTCATAATGGTTACTTTGAAGTCTTTGTTAAATTTGATATCTAGTCACTCTCATAGGCAGATTCTGTTgcctgctcctttttttttttccagtgtaggGGTCATACTTTCCTGTCCACATGTATGTCTCATTTTATCATCTCAATATATTATCTCAATATATTATctaaaaatgataatatattgtagcaactctgtgtcctcctcccccctccccagagctTGTTATTGTTATTTGCTGATTTGTTTGGTGAGTGGCTGGATTATTTTAATGAACTCTAGCCCACCCTGCAGTGTTAAGCATTTGACATTGCCCTTATGGAGCACAGCCTTGGCTGTGCACACAGTCACCCTGGAATGACAGTAGTTTTTTCAGGGCTTTCTTTGGTTACCACTTTCCCTGATCAGAGCCAGCTATTAATTGCAGCTAATTGCTCTATTGTTTTCAACAATGCCCTGGAGCAGAATTTGCTCTGCAGACTAATTCAGTCAAATTCAGTCCCCTTAGATAGGCTAGTTCCTGAGGTCAGTTTTTCAGATTTGTTCTGATCCCAGGAGGGCTCCTCCCAGCTGTCTCTTTCCTAGTTCTCGTCTGCAAACTAGCCAGCCTACAGTTTAGTGTGTATATTCAGTAAATCCATCATTCTTTCCAATTGCCTTTCATTACAGCCCCCACTCTGTTTGAGAGTACCCTCAGGCTTGAACTCTCTCTATTGGAAATGAAATCAGTTTCTTTGAGAAAACTTGGAGCTACCTCTTTTAAGGCCTGCTTCTCCTCCCAGGCCAAATCACTGATACACTGCTCTGAAAATGGAGATGGGGACAATGGTGTGCTTATCTCTGAGTGGCATTGCCACTTTAGGAGCTGAGCACTAGACCTGAGCCTCAGGCCTTCTTGGCTTGCCCCTGCAGGATTGGAAACCACTGCTTTACAATCACAGTCACCTTATAAAACTACAGTTGCTTTAAAGGGACAATCGGGGCCCTAGTATTCTCAGCAATACCACAGCCAATGCAGAGCTCCATCCCACCAGTGGAGACTGGGGAAATAAAAGGAGCGCCCACCTCCTTTTCTGTCTCAACAATAGGTGGCTAAAGGTAGGAGGAAAAATCCTGAggtcctgcccctcccaggaagaCAGGCCTCTGAATAGGGGCCCGGGAAAGAGTGCCCGAGGCTCTTGACTCTGGCAGTCACGAGTGGAGCTGGGAGGGGGACTAAACAGAACAGTTTGGGTTTAAACACTTAAGACTCTCGCTGTTCTCTGTGgattttaacagattttaaaaaatagatatttcttgggggagggtgtagctcagtggtagagcacatgcctagcatgcatgaggccctgggttcaatccccagtgcctcttttaaaataaataaataattccctccccctccaaaaagaaaaagataccaaaaaaaaaaaagacgtttcCTAATTTTCTGTATGCCCTAAAGGCCATTTTGAGAggctttaaatgtttcttttattatttttaataattttcaccAGTTTCACTGGGAAATAGATCTGCAGAGGTCCCCGTGGTATCATGCTAGAAGTCTGCCTCCCTGCATTTAGATTATAAATCAGTATTTCACACCTAGGCCTTTGCTGCTCTCTGCTTATTTCAAGTTTCAGCTTGCTCCCACTTTTACTCAATGGCAGCTTTCCTTGGATCCATGACTTCCAGTTTTATTTGATCTTGGTCTCATTACACTCTCATCCTGTTCTTAGTTTTGAAAcccaaacaaaaggaaaatagtgAATTTAAACAGAACGTGATTTgaaatacatctttttaaaattcctgttttttattgaagtgtagtcgatttacaatgttagtttaaggtatacagcaaagcggttcagttatacatattacatacatataaatacatatttttcaggTTCTCGAAAtgcatttttgtttcttaatcttaaaaggtcttttttttcccGTGAAAATATAAAGTAAGGTATTTTAGTCCACTTCCCATGTTTTGATagaatgttttatttgtttttttgggggggggcggttgttttggggaggggagtaattaggtttatttattattattatttttatttaatggaggtactagagattgaactgTTGACCTCGTATATgctaagcactctaccactgagctgtaccctcccccctagaatgttttaaattttaaattttaaattttaagttttcattAAATTAACTTGCTAATATCATTTTAATAATGCTAATATTTAAACTTAATGCTGCATTTCAATCTCAAATGAGCCACTTCCAACCCACACTTTATTGCAAACAGGTTAACTTGGCCAGAGCTGAGGAGGAAGACAAGGAAGAGGTGTGCAAAGAGAGTGTGAGCCAGAGCAGCTCTCAGTGAGGAgagtgcgggggtgggggggatggacACTGAGTGTAGACACTTCTGCTTGGTCTTCGCTTGaccaagaaacactctttgatGGTGATTTGGGTTAATTTCAAGAGAATCCACTTCTAGACTTTGGCTGAAACAAAGACTGCTTTTGTGGGTTGCCAACCTACTCAGTTTCCATTATAAGTTGAAAATCTCAACGGAAATTATCCCAGTAAGCACTTTCATGACTTCTAGCTTTACCTTTCTCTCTTCACATAGTACTCGATAGCagcatttctcagttttaatatgCCAAAACTTTATGAAGATTTACTTCATATTTTGGCTCTAACCTAGATAAATCTATTGTCAAAATAGATACAGTAGCAATTTAGTGTATTGATTTCAGCACAAAATTGATTCATTCCTCTTCCACTGATTAGAAGAGAATAGCCTTAAACTGGGCACAAAAGGATGttctctcatttttgttttgttcttatctttgaaaaaaaaaaggactcttgTAAGAGATTCCAGGTGAAATAATAGTAATTGAGGAGGAAGTAGATATTGAGTGGTCATATGTCCAAGATAGCAGCCTGAACTCTGGAAACATCTTGTATGACCCAGAATATTATGCTTCTTATCTTTCTTATGGCCAGGATATCCGATACCAAAACTTGATGTGAGCTTTCCATTGGAGCCTAGAGAAGAGGCATGGGTGAAGGAACTACAAGAGtccaaagaaattaaacaattacTCGATTCCAAGTTAGGTAAGTAATTGTTCATTGAtcccagagaagaaagaaaacaaaaaaccaaccttAATCAGGGTAAAGTGTTTTGAATTCAACTTAGGAATTTCTGTACTCCTGCCGGTGGCTTAATAGAACTTTTCATTTTCCCTCATGTTCTTTTCTCTGCGGGACACAGTGACATCTGCATTCTGTTTCTCCTCTCAGGGTTTGAGATTGGGATAGAAAATGAAGAAGATacttcagaaaaacagaaaaaactggAGGATATGTATCCATTTATTGTTACTTTAGAGGGGAATGCTCTTCATGGTCCTATTTTGCAAAAAGACTATGTACAGTTAGAAAATCAATGGGAACCACCCCCAGAGGATTTACAGACAGATTTAACAAAGCTGGTAGATCAGCAGAACCCGTCTGCAGGAGAGAAACCTGAGAGCTCCAGCTTGGAAGAACCTCTCAACCCCAGGCCTCAGAAGAAAAAGAGTCCAGGAGACAAACCTCACCGATGTTCCCAGTGTGGGAAATGTTTTGCTCGGAAGTCCCAGCTGACAGGGCACCAGAGAATTCATTCAGGAGAGGAACCTCATAAGTGCCCGGAATGTGGGAAAAGATTCCTTCGTAGTTCAGACCTTTACAGACACCAGCGACTCCATACAGGGGAGAGACCCTATGAATGCACTGTGTGTAAAAAGCGATTCACTCGGCGGTCACACCTCATAGGGCACCAGAGAACCCATTCTGAAGAAGAAACATATAAATGCCTTGAGTGTGGGAAAAGCTTTTGTCATGGATCAAGTCTTAAAAGACATCTGAAAACTCATTCGGGTGAAAAACCTCATAGGTGTCCTAATTGTGGGAAGAGTTTCAGTAGGCTGACAGCTCTGACTTTGCACCAGAGAACTCACACCGAAGAAAGAccttttaaatgtaattattgtGGGAAAAGCTTTAGACAGAGACCAAGTCTTGTTATTCATTTAAGAATTCATACAGGGGAGAAGCCGTACAAGTGTAGTCATTGTTCTAAAAGCTTCAGGCAGAGAGCAGGTCTTATAATGCATCAAGTCACTCACTTCAGAGGACTTCTTTAAGAATTGTTAAAGTAAACAAGTCCTACAGAAATTGacagtaactaaaaaaaaaaatcttaaacctGCAGCAGCCTGTTTGTCTTGGaagaatctttcttcttttttttttttttgaagggaggtgctggggactgaacccaggaccttgcacatgctaaccacgtgctctacccctgagctatacccatccccagAGAATCTTTCTGTTTGAGCTTATAggaacagcttttttttttcctactttaaaaacCCATCTTCCAAGACATACAAGTTCTAGACTATCCATCTACTCTTGCAGCTTTCCTAGATTTGATTTATCCTGTCTCTacaactctttttttcttattacattgAACATTTCTGTGAACCAAGCCAACCATATCATAAATGTAAGCATAAAACTGATGGCAATCCTTTGGAGTGTAGCATTAATATAATGGATAATCATATCTATCTGACATATCTATTATAGCAGCGCCATAATTCTGCTGTCATTAGTAAAGGTAATTAAATTAGTCCAAAGCTTTATGTGTGCCCCAAGTGGCAAGAAAGGAGACAGTGTATTttgtcaaataataaaaatgtgttaGGAACACGTGGATGAAGAGGATGCCATTTGCCTGGTATGTACTGGGTTCTTTcccttgaaaattttatttttcgagaaatgtaaattttaatcTTTACTCTTGAACTTTGCAAAGTTTGCTAGTCTCCTTAGTTGACAGTCTGGGATGATGCCACTTAGAGCTGAGTATTTGATGATTTATATTGTCCCCAGAATGAGTCAGCTTCTGGTGGAAGAATCCATTTGACAGTTGAAGTCATACAAGTAGAATCTCATTTAATTTAGATGGACTGAGGAACCAGCGTCCATTGCCTTTTACTCTCCTCTGCTATTTCAACTGTGTGTCTCtcagtgcttttaaattttactcattCTTTAATTCAGTGTCTCCCTAAGTGTGTGTCATAGAACATCTAGTTCTAGAAGATGTTCTGCCAATAAGTTTGGGAGTCCCTCCTGGCTGTCTCCGCTTTCTAGACTCACAGTGCTCATCAGCATATGAGAATTCCAAGAGGTCCTCCCGTAAAGGCGGAAAAAGCACCTCTTTTGGCTCAGTGTTTTACAATCCTGTTTGACCCCAGAACCCTTTTTCATGTATACCCAGTAATAACCCACAGAGCTAGTATTCTGAAAATATTCTTTGGACCACACTGcctttaacaaatatttctctAACTATCCATATAGTCTTGTTGTTCCCAAGCCTAGTTATCTCCAGTTGCTTCAAGGATGTTATGAGAAACTCTTTACACACgtatattttttatataacaCACACATCATTTCAGGAGGTGAGGGTCACTAATTCAGATATTTATAAGTTgctcagtgattctcaacctCTTTGAATTTTActtataatctctctctctctcacacacacacgttgCTACTTATATAAATGTTCTCATATAATAGCAGTAATGACTCAAGTTCCTATAGCAAGGGAAGAACTCTCTTTATCAGTTAAAACTGttaatacatgaaaatattcattCAGCCTAGTTCCTGTTATAAAATACAAGAAATAGGACATTCAAGTATTTTCTTTTATGAAGATACCAGTCATCCTTCCCTTAACTAGTGTTAGGGaaagtatattttcttctattccatTGAAGTTCTTGGAAATGATATTTAAGATGAGTATTTTGGAGGTATCTACTATGTGCCTAACTAGTCCTGTTCAAGGCTTAATGGAAACTAGTAAAGAAATTAATTCATAAAGGGTTTATCATATGCTTAGTTAAACAAGAGTTGGGAAGCAAATGGAGAACAACGCAAGAGAGTTTGTAATTAAGTGCCAAATCATATCAAGTGCTAGAGCCAGGGtgtgtctttaatttttgtcatccAGGTCCCAGTCTGCTGCTGCTTTAAGTTGGGGGATACAACTGAGATCCCAGTAGCAATAAACATGGAACTTGGGAAGAGTCTGAATGTAGAGATGAAAACTACCGAATGTAAcggcttctcttttctctcttgtgGAATTGCATTCAAACCAGAACAGTGCCTTAGAATGGATGTGCCCAACTGCTCTGTATCTATGCAATATTTTAATAAAGTGGAAACGTCTATGCTCTTCCTGCTTCAGTCACATGAACTAATTGTTGGAACAACTTAGAGATGCTTACCTGAGCAGTGGCAACAAGCACCACAGTGGACTCCTGCCCCCAATCTAAGTTGGAATCGCTTGACTCCCTGCAACCATGGTGCTCGGTTTATGCATCCGTTTTAGCATTTCATGCAGTCAGTTTGAGCTAGTAGGGTCAGTTGCCATCATAGtatgagctgtatcctccccctcATCTACATCATAAACACATGTGACTGGATTTTACAGGGTAGAGAATATCTATTATTCATTCCTTTGTCATAGTGTCCTGTATATAATAAGCACTAATAAATATGTGTGACGTTGAATCAGGAATTATGTGAAATAGTTCTTGGAAACATAGCATAGTTACAACATTGTATGGATGTGCCTAATTATACTTCTGAGCATTTCAAAAAGATAAGGGCAAAATACAATACCTACCTCCTGAGTATTATGAAAGGCAAAAAAGAGTACCCACCTCGTAAGTACTATGAAGATGAAATGAAGTGTATTTTGTTCAGGTCCTACACAGTGTAAGCTTTCAGTAAATACCCAGCATATTGTATTTTAAGTATTGTTTAATGATAAAAGCATTTAAGGCTATGGATTTTCCTCTATTACTCTAGTCacatttcatactttttaaaaaattaactatttttaaaaattttttcttaatggaagtactggggaataaacccaggacctcgtgcatgctaaggacgcactcaaccactgagctatacccatccccctatactttttatatataatgcttctattagccaggattctccagagaaacaggatgtgtgcgtgtgtgtatatatataaaatatataatatatatatttaatatatatattgtatattatatatatttaatatattatatattatatatatttaatatatattatatatatattttatatgtatgtattatatatatatataaatatattatatatatatttaattagatttagaTTTATTACAGGAATTCACTCATACAGTTATGAAGATTGACATGTCCCATAATCTGCCATCTGCAaactggagaaccaggaaagctggtggtatAATTCAGTCCGAGTCCCAGTTACTTTCATCTTTAGCAGTGCCCTTGGTGTTTGTGAAGCGGCAGTAACTGAGGAGACACTGCCTTGTTCCCCATTCTGCCTCCCTGTAATTTTGTACTCCCCGTACCCTTGGTAAGAGTTTTATTGGACCCATTTTATGGATGCTATATAGCAATTGTGAATAGCTGCTCAGCTATCAAGACTGGCAGTAAAAACAGGAGACTAAAGGACCTCGAGAAACCCAGCCTCTCCAAGCCAGGCTGAGAAAGCACTCCCTTGGGATTCCACAGTGGTCCAtcctgaaagcagcaagagaatgTGATGGGCACTTTGAGGTTTTTGCAACAGTGGCCTTCCTGAATCAGCAGGGATGGTTTCCTAGTGTGCTGACTAGGTTGTCTGGGGACCACACAGGTGAATCAGTGCCCAGGTGGCTCACTGTCAGGTCAGGGAGCAGAGATGTGACACTTTGCCCTCTTGCACCTGTGGTCACCATGACATTCTGAAGAGAAACAGTCTTGGACACCTCCAGGAAACTGTATGATCTTTCTTTCTGCAGCCCTCTCTCATTTCTCACCCAGTGTATGGGCTGGACATTCTTATAAAGAACCAAAACTCACACTAAGCCTCGGGCAGCCCCTGTTCTTTTCTAGTCCTTTGTGACAGATACAGAACAGACGGGAAGACAGCTCATCTCTTAATCTTTCCTTAGCATTAACAATCAGCTTCCCAagcgctcccccacccccaattctgCAATTGTAACGACTGTGATTGGGGATTTTTCTCACCAGAGTGATGTATAAGTTAGCCTCTATCTAGCCTTTTCCAGCTTGCATTGTCAGACAGGACTTCTCAGAGGTCTGGCATGGCCTTAGTTTACAATTTTTAAGGAGCTGAAGGTGTTAAAGCATTATATATCTTTCCTCTGAGTGAGTGAAAGCCATCACATTCTCCAGATGATACACTGATTTTCAAAAACACAATTTTCTCTCCAAGGATTACCTGGAAACCAGATTCATATATTAGAGAACCAGTTTACATTCAAAAGATACATAACTACTGAGTCACTGAAGAATCGCTCTAcatttttattagaaataaaCAATATCAGTAGTCCATGTTGATTGCATGCAACCATTTACTGCCGTGCTCAGAATTTCCTTTCAACTTGGCCGTGGTGGAGTCCATCCATCCGCGGTCTTCCGTCTCCTGGATATCCTACTGCCATCATCACCTTTCAGCATAGCCTGTATTTTGAAGTGCTTTCGTGCTAGAAGTAAGACCGTCCAGGACAAGTAATACTCTGTACTTCACACCACACTCTATATCCCTTCAACTACTGCTTCTTCATATTccctttcaaaataaaataccgTTTTGCTCAGTCGTAACAAAGCCTCTGCTCTGAGCTCTACATAAACAGACCCAGATTTCACGCATCTAGAGAAGTTAAAGGCATGAAATAGAGAAACCAGACCACCCCTCTACATGCAACTCCAGGCTTAGCCTTCAACGGCTTCTACTGCTGAAGACCTGTAGAAGTTAAATACATCTCCCAGTGTTGTGTCTGCAGcaccttccctgagtgttgagGCTGCTCTGTCCTTCTTCCTTGGCCAGCTTCGGGTTCCATTCAGACCTCCTTCTCCACGCACTGAGCTCTGAACAATAGAATCTCCAAGCTCTGGAGTCTATTTTTCCTCTTGGAGGGCATTATCTTAACTTTGCCACACCACTGCATTCCAGCTCACTTCTCTAAAGGCCCCTGAAATGAAGAGCATCAACCAGCTCTTGGATTAATATCGCTGTCCCAAGACCCATATACAAGGGGAGGGGCCACCCATATCGGTaaaggtgggactgaaagttgAATTTTTCTGTGTGATGCCAGGAAGCCTTTTAGCACAAGTCATTTGTTCAAAGTAAAAGTGTATGTCACTGCTGGGTTTAGCTGCCTAATAACAATTCTATGGAGAAGTTGATTTGCCATCAAGAAAATGGCTCACTCTCCTTTTGTCCCTGCCAAAAGCCTTTGGCTGTTGGTCATCTGAACCCACTTGTCATATTGGCCTCCTTGAAGGGGTACCTGCATTGCCTCCAACGGGCTTGGCTTACCAGAGCTTTATCTGGGAAGCCTCAGACAGTCCTCTGTCTTCCCTTAACAAAATTAATTCAAGGTTTCCCCTTCTTCTCCGCACCTTATGGTGTGATGACCTTGCTCCCCCAAGGAGTAGACAGTACACGCTTTAAAGTGGACTTGTAGGATTTGAATGTCTTACTTTTGATTTGAAACCACATCAAATCAACTTGTACAGGGGTCGTCTGCTTCTGGGTCACAGCCTAATGGTTCCTGGGACAATTATATTTGATTGGAGCATCATGTGATTCAGGGATTTAGTACTTGTCCTGATAGCAAGCCTGTGCCATCTCTGTAACCTAACCTTTTCCTGCCTTTGAGGCAGCCGGCAGGTATTATGTGTTCTTAGGCATTGAGGAACAGTAAGGGTTAAGCAGCTGATCTGGAGACCTGACCTGGGAGAAAGCCCAGCATCTGTAGATCAGCATTAGGATTCAAAGTTCACCAGCCTGGAAAAGGGTAAGGTTCACTTTAAGACAGCATGAAGCTGACTTTGGGATTAAGTTTAAGTTAAAAATGAGATAAGTATAAGGGTGTTCAGTGGAGTAAGTTTAAGGTCTATTGTGAGACAAGAATGATGATAATACCTGGAACTATTACTGGTCAGGAGACAAAAAACATTAAGACAAAGGTGTTAATAATGGTGATGTCTAGTGCATGGCAACAGCATAAGAATGACTGCTGCAGGTCCTGGCTTGGTGGGATGGCACAGCTGCACAGCAGAACTGAGGACAGGCGACAAGGGGCCACCTGTGCCCAGTTGCTGGGCAGCGGCATAGCTCCCAAGGGGCAACAGGCTCATCATATCCACCCATTCCAGTCTGTAATCACTGACCAGGTCCACTGCAGAAATCACTTCCCTGCAGgatgaatgaaaaaggaaatgggGAAGGAGCAAAACATTGATTGCTAATAACTTAGTAATGAGCAAatgtggcagaaaaaaaaaagtcaaatgaccATGGAAAAAGTTGAATCCCACAAGGATGGAACAGATTCTGTGTAACAGATTCTGTAACAGGTGTAACAGATACTATAGCAGAGAGTGAATCTGATCATATGCAGTCTCAGACTGGTCAAAATTCAATCCCTGCTTGAGCTCAGGTTTCTGTACCTGGATCAGGCACCAGAAGAGGCTCCCTGGCTGTCACTCTAGTGCAGTTACCTTCCTGCCAAACTGTATATGCCCAAGCAGTAATAATTGAGACCATCCACAGCCATCGGTGTGCAGTCGCTACAAATCCCAGCTGTTCAGACAATCCCAAATCAGTGATTTCAGAGACAGATGAATCTGAAgaattgaggtgggaagccccattaaaaaaaaaagagagagaccggcaggacccccaggcaaggccactactctcctgccagcaccatccagttccctggcccagcagcttGATCTCACTCTTTGCCTTTAaaacggcttacttctaggaaagtgaaactcacccctaaaattctattggttccctgagctaactcctgattggtccatttgtagtacttcatttgcatggagctcactcctaaTTGGTtacttctctcactcctgattggtccatttccctcactcctgattggttattcctctcattcctgattggttatttctctcactcctgattggtccatttgtagtacttcatttgcatggagctcactcctgattggtccatttccctcattcctgattggtccatttgtagtgcttcatttgcatggagctcactcctgattggttatttctctcactcctgattggtccatttctataaagtttgttcctaattagtcaacttttgttataccttatttgcatatgatgttgcaaagtgtaaactgtcagcctataaaagcctgtgtaaacctacagtcGGGGTCCAGAGgttggagtgttaactcttcgGGAcctgctggcgtaataaacctgagttctccagctctcggagtgctgcttggtctctcgcccagatccaggttgttGTCACAACAGAGttgtaacactgagctataacacatttttctgcaacagaaTCAGAAGGTGTAATCAAATTTCATGAAGTAGAgaaattataatagaaaagaacaaatctgactctatattagatctgtttctttaggtttaaccactgtgccctgttttctaggcttagtcttgctagctctgcactcacaTAAAGTTAAGTTTCAGAGTAGACAATAAcatttgttggaggttttgcaggagcatcATGACCAGGCCCatatggacagctgcaggaacaaaggattcctacaagaagtttgcaacaaccaaccacacgcctccctgttttgtttgtttgtttgtttgttgtgtataaaagaagcctgtattctgactggagcaggatggttctccaagacattagtctgccatcctctcagtctgccggctttctgaataaagtcactattccttgctccaac from Vicugna pacos chromosome X, VicPac4, whole genome shotgun sequence carries:
- the ZNF449 gene encoding zinc finger protein 449; its protein translation is MAVALGCAIQASLNQGSVFQEYDTDCEVFRQRFRQFQYKEAAGPHEAFNKLWELCCQWLKPKMRSKEQILELLVLEQFLTILPTEIETWVREHCPENRERVVSLIEDLQRELEIPEQQIERQEMLLEELAPVGMAPIPPNIHLESPPLQVMGPAPEVPVAEAWIPQAGPQELSFGAAGEGQPFLDPGYPIPKLDVSFPLEPREEAWVKELQESKEIKQLLDSKLGFEIGIENEEDTSEKQKKLEDMYPFIVTLEGNALHGPILQKDYVQLENQWEPPPEDLQTDLTKLVDQQNPSAGEKPESSSLEEPLNPRPQKKKSPGDKPHRCSQCGKCFARKSQLTGHQRIHSGEEPHKCPECGKRFLRSSDLYRHQRLHTGERPYECTVCKKRFTRRSHLIGHQRTHSEEETYKCLECGKSFCHGSSLKRHLKTHSGEKPHRCPNCGKSFSRLTALTLHQRTHTEERPFKCNYCGKSFRQRPSLVIHLRIHTGEKPYKCSHCSKSFRQRAGLIMHQVTHFRGLL